A single genomic interval of Tursiops truncatus isolate mTurTru1 chromosome 1, mTurTru1.mat.Y, whole genome shotgun sequence harbors:
- the LOC141279370 gene encoding uncharacterized protein produces MRDFPLAAGGTHPENAGAARGQDPLPQRRKTKRKKACRWPALRDSPNKQWATATVLSSCFCCSPRGTR; encoded by the coding sequence ATGCGAGATTTTCCTTTGGCAGCAGGAGGCACACACCCAGAGAATGCTGGAGCCGCAAGGGGACAGGACCCACTTCCACAgcggagaaaaacaaagaggaaaaaggcGTGCAGGTGGCCAGCGCTAAGGGACTCACCCAACAAGCAGTGGGCCACTGCCACTGTCCTCAGCAGCTGTTTCTGCTGCAGCCCGAGAGGAACTCGGTGA